A window of the Paralichthys olivaceus isolate ysfri-2021 chromosome 5, ASM2471397v2, whole genome shotgun sequence genome harbors these coding sequences:
- the LOC138407658 gene encoding general transcription factor II-I repeat domain-containing protein 2-like, which translates to MDKNGLKWENLSGITTDGAPAMVGKRAGLTALVSDKVRECGGSIFKYHCILHQEQLCAKNIGLKNVMQDVVGIVNNIRSKALSHRQFKAVVDEMDAQYGDVLYHQEVRWLSRGEVLRHFFELREEIRVFQATKENSIQVPSDNHWIADLAFLVDITELLNILNLQLQGRDQIITQLYDHVRAFKQKLQLLSRHLLTGNLAHFPSLREVGLMEEDTPKYCNILSDLVVEFDHRFEDFRGNETAFELFAQPFSVNVDAVSEELQMELLELQSDSDLRCRFRELSLQDFYKSVPAHRYGKIRKHAQVMFSLFGSTYVCEQALSLMNLNKSKLRNALSDSHLHNILTLSVSQLEPDIKRLVKTKDRLHVSH; encoded by the exons ATGGACAAGAATGGTTTGAAGTGGGAAAACCTATCTGGCATCACGACTGATGGAGCCCCGGCCATGGTCGGTAAGAGAGCAGGTCTAACTGCACTTGTGTCGGACAAAGTCCGTGAGTGTGGTGGCTCGATTTTTAAATATCATTGCATTTTGCATCAGGAGCAACTGTGCGCTAAGAATATCGGCCTAAAGAACGTGATGCAGGATGTCGTTGGCATTGTCAATAATATTCGCTCAAAGGCGCTCTCACACCGTCAGTTCAAAGCTGTTGTTGATGAGATGGATGCCCAGTATGGTGATGTATTGTACCACCAGGAGGTGCGGTGGCTGAGCCGCGGGGAAGTTTTACGACATTTCTTTGAGCTGCGTGAGGAAATCAGGGTGTTTCAAGCCACAAAGGAGAACAGCATCCAAGTGCCCTCGGACAATCACTGGATTGCAGATCTGGCCTTTCTTGTGGacatcacagagctgctgaatATCCTCAATCTTCAGCTTCAAGGGAGAGACCAGATAATCACTCAGCTGTACGACCATGTCAGAGCCTTCAAGCAAAAGCTCCAGTTGCTTAGCAGACATCTCTTAACAG GAAATTTGGCACATTTTCCCAGCCTCAGAGAAGTTGGGTTGATGGAGGAAGACACACCAAAATACTGCAACATTCTCAGCGATCTTGTGGTGGAGTTTGACCATCGCTTTGAGGATTTTCGTGGAAACGAAACAGCATTTGAGCTGTTTGCCCAACCCTTTTCTGTAAATGTGGATGCAGTCAGTGAGGAGCTTCAAATGGAACTTTTGGAGCTTCAGTCTGATTCAGACCTCCGTTGCCGGTTTAGAGAGCTTTCTTTACAGGACTTTTACAAATCTGTTCCTGCACACAGATATGGCAAGATCCGCAAACATGCACAGGTGATGTTCTCCCTCTTTGGAAGTACCTATGTCTGTGAGCAGGCATTAAGCCTGATGAATCTTAATAAGTCCAAACTGAGAAATGCTTTATCTGACTCTCACCTTCATAACATTCTCACTCTGTCAGTTAGTCAGCTGGAGCCTGATATTAAGAGACTTGTAAAAACCAAGGACAGGCTTCATGTCTCCCACTGA